The Candidatus Zixiibacteriota bacterium genome has a window encoding:
- a CDS encoding methylated-DNA--[protein]-cysteine S-methyltransferase: MIAGASDTGVCFLEWHDRGGVERILKRVEKRYKTTPVLSNVTNPHLIQLEKELTEYFDGRRRVFDVSIDVHGTPFQKIIWDQLMDIPYGETRSYGQLAKLVGKPGGMRAVGRANGSNYLSIIIPCHRVIESSGGLGGYGGKLWRKKRLLELEGSLGESFI; encoded by the coding sequence ATGATTGCCGGGGCTTCTGATACAGGCGTTTGTTTCCTTGAATGGCATGATCGCGGGGGCGTGGAACGTATTCTCAAACGTGTCGAGAAGCGATACAAAACGACTCCAGTCTTAAGCAATGTTACTAACCCGCATCTGATTCAACTTGAAAAAGAACTGACAGAATACTTCGATGGTCGGCGACGTGTTTTCGACGTTTCCATTGACGTTCATGGCACTCCATTCCAGAAAATAATTTGGGATCAACTTATGGATATTCCCTACGGTGAAACCAGATCGTATGGCCAACTGGCCAAGTTGGTGGGCAAGCCGGGGGGGATGCGAGCGGTGGGACGCGCCAATGGGTCCAATTATCTATCGATCATAATACCCTGTCATCGGGTCATCGAATCATCCGGTGGGCTTGGAGGATATGGCGGCAAACTCTGGCGCAAGAAACGGCTGCTTGAGCTGGAAGGCAGCCTCGGCGAATCTTTCATCTGA
- a CDS encoding PGPGW domain-containing protein has protein sequence MSLASDSPGPTSKSIRTGGAFKSIRRIVVSVIGVTVVMIGMALILLPGPGLIVIFAGLAILGLEFAWARNLYLKGRQQAASLLNRTKKRSPKS, from the coding sequence GTGAGCTTAGCATCGGATTCACCAGGGCCGACCAGCAAATCGATCCGTACCGGCGGAGCATTCAAATCAATACGGCGTATCGTCGTAAGCGTGATCGGAGTCACAGTAGTTATGATCGGTATGGCGTTGATACTTCTACCCGGACCGGGACTTATTGTCATTTTTGCCGGACTGGCTATTCTTGGTCTGGAGTTTGCGTGGGCACGAAATCTCTACTTGAAGGGGCGGCAGCAAGCAGCATCACTTTTGAATCGCACAAAGAAACGTTCCCCAAAATCCTGA